The sequence below is a genomic window from Tachyglossus aculeatus isolate mTacAcu1 chromosome X1, mTacAcu1.pri, whole genome shotgun sequence.
ATGGAATCCTGGACTTTCTTCGTTGTCGTCTCATCCTTTCACGCGGGGGGCTGTGGATTTCGAACATCTCACGAAACTTGCTGCAGAGAAAAAGGTCAGATAAAGGTTGGTGGGGGTTGGGTAAGTCTTCCACTGCTCCCCCTAACTCCAGACCCCCCGTGGCCCAACCACACAGCCTAGACGCTGTCCCTCCCCAGGCCACCCAGACTCTGTTGTCCCCTGCTCTGGCCCAGGAAGGTCTCCGTCGGTAGCAGGTCATGTTCTGAAaatccctggcccctctctgccccagctctctcaatGAAGTTTTGCACCTGCCTTCCTCCAACGTTTTTCACTCTCTTAATGGGTGAGAATTTCTAGACCGCACCGGGGTGAGTACATCTCTACGCTAACCAGATTCAAGAAAATAGTTAGCAGACCCAACAATGTTCCAAGCAGGGGTGGCCCTGGCCACTGACCTCGAATGGCAACGTTAGAGacgaggaaggggatgggggtcgGAAGGGgccggggcagagaggagggaggggctctgGGCCAGATGTGTTTCCCCGCTTCCGCCTCCCAGCCCTCAACCCCAAACAGAGAAATGACCAGAACGGCCTCCTAATCCAGCACCCAGGGTAGAAGGAACTTCACTAATTTCTTCCTCCCCAGCCTCAGGGACCCTCATCTGTCCTGGGGCAGCCCTTACCTCATCCTTGCTTCGCACACTTCACGAGGTTGTGGTACGACTTTGACCCTCATGACTTCGGTCTGGTTTTCACTGCCTTGGGCTGGCCCCTGTGCAGCGGTGCTTGTCCTGGGGGGGGTAAGATGGGATGTGGGAGGCTGGGGAAAGAACCAGCTCACTGCTTCCCCCCCACCGCTGGTACCCCTGTGGGGAATGGGGGCACGTCAATCCTGAGGCCGTACCCTGCGGTGCTGGTTGAGGGCAGGTTGGCTGCCCCAGGGTGGGGACCCGGCAGTTTCTTAGAAGCCTCAACTTCTGCGGACGAGTCAGTGACCTCCACCAAGGTGGCACACTGAACCTTCTTTTTCAGTTTCAATCGTTGTCGTTGGCCTGGttgggtgaagggggagagggagagagagggagagggagggagagggagggagagagagagagagagagagagagagagagagagagagagagagagagagagagagagagagagagggagggagagagagagagagagagagagagagagagagagagagagagagagagagagagagagctgaatcCTCCCTACCCAGCCCAGGGGCTGCCCTTCTGACCCTGCCGACTGGGAACAGGAGTTGTTCTCGATCCAGATGATGGCGGCCCAAGGGACCTGGCATGGGGATGGTGGGGGCTGCGATCACCCAtctgcttgttctgttttgctgtctgtctcccccttctagactgggagcccgttgttgggtagggactgtctctgcattttgccaaattgtactttccaagcacttagtacagtgctatgcacacagtaaccgctcaacaaatacaattgaatgaatgaatgaatgaatgaatgaatgatccgggctggggacggggggcggggggaggtctcACAACGTAGGCCACAGTAGCCGGGATTCCCAGCCATCTCTAATAGATCCAGGCGCATATTGGCCGGGACCCAGGTACCATCCTGCAAAATGTCGATCTCTTCACAGTCAATCTCTTCACGGGTGATAGCACGGAGGATGACGCAGAAATATCTGTAGAGAGAATGGTCAAGGAGAGGTCAGCAGGGAATGGGTGTTGGAGGGCAGTCAGAAGAGAGGGGTCAGCGGAGAGAGATTAGCATTCATACTCATCTACGACGAGGTTTCGATAGACAACCTCCTGGTCACAGATAGGACACCTCcaagtttcctcctcctcattcctctgCAGAAACGGGACAGCATCAAAAATCTGGACGTGGCTGCAGGATACCGCACGGCAGGGCACGGAAACGAGTCCCTGTGTCAGCTGGGTGGACAGGATGGGGAGACACGGGGTTATCCACCTTGGGACTCAGCTCCCCTACTTTGGGCCTCAGGCACTCACCCACTTTCCTCATCCAAGCCTcagtctcctttcctttccccacccccaacccagggtCCTAGCCTCGTCCAcaccctcggcccctcctacagCCCCCCGGGACCTACCGGGCACACGAGGGAGACGCGGAGCCTTCTGAGGCCAAAAGAAGGATCACGGACTGCCGGCATCGCCTCCCTgactgaaaaggagagaggagaccgTGGGGGTGGTCGACTCAGCCCAAGTGGCCACAGGCTGGGGACAGGTGAGCGGTGGTAGTGCCCAAGAATCAGTGGACTTGCAGACTGGGGACTCTCCTCCTTGATTCGTCTGTTCATTacatcatatttacggagcgcttactgtacgcagagcaccctattaagcgcctgagagaatacaaaataacaacgagtagacccattccctggccacagtgagaagGGGGCAAGGGCGGCCAAGGGCCAGAGTTGGTCTGGGATGTCATTTATTCAGGGTtctggaggagggtggggtgggaggtcaCTCACTCATGGACACTGTCCTGGATGAAGGGAATGATGCCTTCTTCCTCAATTGCTGCACTAACTCCTCAGCAGTAAACTGCTTCACCAAGCACACGGACATGGCGAAGTCCTATGGGGTCAGGGAAGGGGCTTGAAAGAGCGGTCAGGTCTCTATCCCCTCCAAGCCTCCCACCACCCCACACTGCCCAGAGCAACCCCCGCCATCCTCATTCCGGCTGTACTCACCCGCGTGTCGCTCAGTGACCAAAGGAGCATGACGGCATTGGGCACTTCGTCAGAGGGGCGCACGACATGGGTGATATCCACGGGGCGGTTGTAACGTTTACCGTTGGCCTCCACCTATGGGGGTGTGGATGGGGGTCAGGGGCCAGGCACGTCGCTCTTCGTGAATGAGCCgccatcccctccccccttccctcccctgagcCCCAACTCAATATGGGTCTGGCCACTCACAGGTGGAAAACATAACTTCCCGTTGGCGATGATGATCAATTGCGGAGGAAGACAGTCTTCTTGAGGGCCTCGGGGGTCCCATAAACAGAGCCTGCGGGGTGAGAGGGTGGCCGGTGGCAGGGGAGGAACCCAGTCAGCGGGGAGGCCCATACGTTCCCCCGCCACTGCACCACCCTCCGGGAGCCCGTGGGGACAGAGTAGATGCGAATCCACCCAgtgcccctctctcccttccccctccccgccggccaACCGGGGACCCCAGTGAGGGGGAGGGTGGTCCTACCGCAGCTGCACCCGGAAGGTGTCGTCTCCTGATTCAACCTCACTGCGGACGTGGAAACCGTGTGGAGAGAAGTTGGTGAGGACGGTCCCCCAGAGAGCTGCCCACTCTCCGCCAATGCCAACCCAATCATGGCGGTGGCAGCTCTCTCGACCCGGAGCTGTTTATCAGGGAGCCCGGTCAGGGAGAGACATGGCTGCgggtgaggggaggaagcagAACACGGTGGAGCCCGTGCCTGGGTGttcagtgggtgggtgggggagggattgGGAGGATTCTCAGGCGCTCCACCGGGCGTCACGGTTACCTGCTGATGAATTCCCCCTCGAAGTGTTTCCCGCTGACCGTGAAACTCAACTCTGCCATCTTTAATTGCTCCGTGTCCCTAGGCACTGGAGACACAAGCACAGGGacagtgcacttggatctgcgccCTCTGGGCAtctggtattcatcccacccacaaCTCCATAGCACTGATGTACACAATCTGTAAATGATATATTTctatcctctgtctcctcctccagaaagtaagttccttgagggcagggaacatgtttaccaactctgctgtaatgtactcagtacagtgttctgaacccagtgagccttcaataaataccactgatcggttgaCGGATAAGAGCgtgcgtgtgggtgtgtgtgtgttcagtacagtgttctgaacacagtaagccttcaataaataccagatcgGTTGACTGATAAGAGCGTGCgcgtgtgcgtgcgcgcgcgtgtgtgtgcgtctgtgtgtgtgtgtttgtgtgtcacgGGCCAGGCCGGGAGATCAGTCCTGTTCTCCGAGCCATCCCATCCcagtgaggagagtagtgagtcCCTTTCGGGAGGAGACGGGAGACCAAAGTCAGGCCTATTAGGGTCTAGGGGGTGTGGGGGTAAATTgaggtactgtgagccccaaaagctGGGGAGATCCCAAGGAGTTGGGGAAGGCAGTCCGATCAGGGTTTCCGGGGAATAACGGAAGGTGCGCGGCCTGGGCCccctggaaggggaggggaaagggcagggggccAGGGGACCGCGGCCTCACCTAATTTGGTGGGTTTGATGAACTCGGCGCACACCGGGAAGAAGGTGAGCTCCTTCATGGTGACGAGGGGCGGTCCGGCGGGGGTCTCGCTCTCCTCTGGATTCATGCTTGTGAATGGGGGCGGTCCGGCGGGGGTCTCGCTCTCCTCTGGATTCATGCTTGTGAATGGGGGCTGTCCGGCGGGGGTCTCGCTCTCCTCATCTGGGTTCATGCTTGTGAACGGGGTCACCTTCACCTTCCGCTGGGGCTGTGGGAGCGGCAGTGGCAGCGGGGCTGGAGGAAGGGCCGGGTGGGAGTCAAGGGatccgggggcgggaggggcggtgGGGCCTTGACCCGGCGCCCCTCAACCCCTCCGGGTCCCCCAAGCCCCGAGTCTGCGGGATGATCCCGCGGGGCTCGGCCCCTTCGCGGACCCCAGGTTTCTTGCGGAAACCACGAGGCCGgacggggacgggagggagggagggagggaggctcggGGGCCCGGGGGAGACGCCtggctctctcatcatcatcatcatcaatcgtatttattgagcgcttactgtgcgcagagcactgtactaagcgcttgggaagtacaaattggcaacgtatagagacagtccctacccaacagtgggctcacagtctaaaagagtgggctcacagtcccccccaaccccccccaccccgcccggcCACGGGGCAACTCTGGGGCTGCTGCCGCATCGGGGGTCGTCGCCGGGAAGGAGAAAGCCAACTGGGTTAGGGGAGGCcccgagggaaggagaggggggcagggggagggcatctcgggggatcccagctccgccaactgtcagctgtgtgatttattttattttgttggcatgtttggttctgttctctgtctcccccttttagactgtgagcccactgttgggtagggactgtctctatgtgatgccaatttgtacttcccaagcgcttagtacagtgctctgcacatagtaagcgctcaataaatacgattgattgattgattgattgattgattgatttgggcaagtcacttcacttctcagtgcctcagttccctcaactgtaaaatggggattaagactgtgagccccccgtgggacaacctgaccacctcgtaacctctccggcgcttagaacagcgcttggcacctagtaagcgcttaacaaataccatcacgattattatttcGGCGGCTTAAGTGAGAGAAAGTGTGGGAGCTCCGGAGCAGGCCTGCCGTCGTCCGTTCTCCTCAGCGCTGGCTGGGGCAGAGAGGCTCGGGGCCGGCCTCGAGCTCCTCGGCCGTTGGCGGCCGGCACGGCACGTGACCGCGGGGCGGGAAGGcgctcgggccccgcccccccccccacctgggGGGGCGCCGATTGGCCGACGATCCCAACCCGCCGGCGCCCGGCCAATCCGCgcgggggcgggaagggaggagggggcgggggaggcccgagggggcgggggggggggggggggggccgctgtTGCCGGGGCAACCCACGATTTCGCctggctaattcattcaatcaatcgtattccttgagcgcttactgtgtgcagagcaccgtgctcatcatcatcatcatcaatcgtatttattgagcgcttactgtgtgcacagcaccgtactgagcgattgggacgttcaaattggcaacatgtagagacggcgctcggaaagtacaattccacaataaagagacacacaccgggcttacagtccacaAGGGGGAAGCCAGACACCCAAACGAGTAAACCGGTGTCAATatcaataaaaagaattatagacatatacatatatacctaagtgctgtggagcagggaggaggggaagggcaaaCGGAGCGAGTTGAGGgggtgcggaagggagggggagcggagggaaagggggcttagtctgggaaggcctcttggaggagatgggccttcaattaggcttttaagggggatggggggcagagggccacgtgaccttgggtaagtcacttcccttctctgtgcctcggttccctcatccgtcaaatggggattaagactgtcagctccatgcgggacagggactgcatccaacacgatcgtcttgtatttaccccagtgcttagagccgtgcttggatgtagtaagcgcttaacaaatatcatcatcattattattattatacaagaaaatcagtcccCACACGGGCctcgcagtctgagtaggagggagaacagatatgtatcccaattttgcagatgaggaaactgagagacagaaaagctaagtgacttgcccaagtataaCTGCAGagaataactgcagtatttgttaagcgcttactaggtgccaggcaccgttctaaacactgggtagatgcaagcgaatcgggttggacacagtccctgtcccacgggcggctcaccatcttaatccgtattttacagataaggtaattgaagcacagagaagtcaaataatttgcccaagatcacacggtagataaatggcagattggggattacaaaccaggtcctctgacttccgggcctgtggccttcccgctaggccacgctgttgtggagctgaggaaagggtgacagATGTTCGAGGGACGCGGagccaagcgcaagggtgatacaggagggagtagggaaaatgaaggcttagtcaaggaaagtcctcttggagatgtgatttgaataaagtttcgaaggtggggagagtggagggccGACTGATGTGAAGGGAGGGGgcctttcaggccagagggaggatattggCCAGAGTGCTACCACTTCCGGTGAGGTGTAGCATAGAGAACACAGAGCAGAGCTCGCTCCAAATCACCTTTCAACCCGCTCCCTCCCGGAAGGCCTCAACACCCGACCGAGGTCCACAGATTGAGAGCGAGCCGCTGAAACGGACGGGGTTTTAAGACAACCTTGCATTTGCATCCGGCCGCCCATGGCTGACTCAGGCAGCCCCCATTGGCCCCGCCGAAGATGCTCCCACGGGGGCAAACTCTCATTAGCCCCCCGGGCTGTCCGTCGGGTTCCGAGGCTTCTCGTTGTCGGCTGAGCAGGAAGTCGGCATCCCTTCTTCTCCAACGGCGTCCAGTCATCACTCTTAGTCCCGCCTCCAAGGAGCGGTCGTGGCCAGATCGGCCATCTTGGAGCCACAGCGCCTGGGGCTGGGCGGGGTGCCAGGGTGAATCTCAagctgcgataataataataattctaattttggcatttgttaagcgcttactatgtgcaaagcactgtcgtaagcgctgaataattataataatggtacccGTTAACTTCTTAcgatgttccgagcactgttctagctgctggggtagatccaagttaatcggttggacgcttcattcattcattggattgtatttattgagcgcttactgtgtgcagagcactgtactaagcgcttgataatggtatttgttaagcgcttactatgtgccaagacctgttctaagctctggggggatacactcaatcaatcaatcaatcaatcatcaatcgtatttattgagtgcttactgtgtgcagagcactgtactaagcgcttgggaagtacaagttggcggcctatagaaacagtccctacccaaccgtgggctcacagtctagaagggggagacagagaacaaaaccaaacatactaacaaaataaaataaatggaatcgatatgtacaaggaaaataaataaataaacgaatagagtaataaatatgtgcaaagatatgtacatatatacaggtgctgtggggaagggaaggaggtaagacggggggatggagggggggcgaggggaagaggaaggaaggggctcagtctgggaaggcctcctggaggaggtgagcgctcagtagggcctcgaagggaggaagagagctagcttggcggatgtggggagggagggcattccaggcccccgggggatgacgtgggccgggggccgatggcgggacaggcgagaacgaggcacggtgaggagatttagcGGCGGATgagcgcagggtgcgggctgggctggagaaggagagaagggaggtgaggtaggagggggcgaggggatggacagccctgaagcccagggtgaggagtttctgcctgatgcgcagattgattggtagccactggagatttttgaggagggctcccggtcttaatccccattttagagatgagggaaatgaggcgcagagaagtgaagtgacttgcccaaagtcacccagccgacaggtggcagagtcgggattagaacccaccacctacgactcccaagcccgggatctttccgctgagccacgctgcttccctaagtagagacaaggtaataagctcgtcccatgggggactcacagtcttcatccccattttacagatgaggtaactgaggcacagaaaagttaagtgactcgcccgaagtcacacagccgataagtggcgggctcgggattagaacccacgacctctgactccctagcccatgctcttgccagtaaAGCCATGCTCCTTTCAAAGCCCAAGCCTGAAGATGGCAAGGGGAACAAAGAGTTTGGCCGAGGGATAGACGTGATCCAGGTTCaacgagtaggttggcgttagaggagccaactGTGGGGGATGGCTGGTAGTAGGAAATCGGCAAGGTATAATAGgaaggggcgagctgattgagcgccttaaagccattggtaatgTGTTTCTgcgtgatgcggaggtggacgggcaaccactggaggttctcgaggagtgggaaaacgagaatatttttttttcaacgATTCTCGCTGCGGAGTGAAGTATTGAacggagcggggagagacgggaggcagggaggtcaggaagaaggTTGATGCTGTGGTCAAGGCGCGATGGGATAAATGGCTGGATTAACACGGTGGCACATTGGATttagaggaatgggtggattttcgCGATTTTGCGAAGGTTgtcgagaggatttggtgacagattgaatgtgtgggttgaatgagagacttgggtcgaggatattgccaaggttatgggcttgtgacacagggaggagggtggtgctctctagagggatgggaaagctgggaggaagacagggtttgggtgcgaggatgaggagttctgttttggacatgctaaatttgaggtgtgGACAGGACATCCAAagagagatgccctgaaggcaggaaggaacaCGAGACAGTagaaaaggagagaattgggggctggagatgtagatctgggaatcatccacacagagatggcagttgaagccgtgggagtgaaagtGTTCTCCAAGGTGgaggtggagaatggaagggaacccagaaccgagccttgaggaattctctcctgctccccttctagGCAAAAAAAAATTGTGTCTCAGCAGCATCTCTCTCATCGGATcacaaactcctcaagggcagcccAAAGCCCTAAAGCCCCTTCAACACTGGGGCCCCGAGGTCCTCCACCGGCCAGAGATAACCTGCCCGGCCCCCGCGCCCTGAGGGGTCCCTTCATGCCCGACTCCAACACAGTGGGAGAAGATGCCCGGAAGCTCCCGCAACACCcgttaatcagtcagtcgatcaatccatcaatccgtcCATCTATCGATGGTCTTTGTTCAGCACTTcatgctcagcacttgggaaaacacaaaactacacttggtaaacacaatccctgccttcgaggagcatacagtctacagggggagacagacattaacgtaaactACAGACAAGGGAACTCACTTTGTATAAGgttatttacattcattcattcaatcgcatttattgagcgtgtgtgtgtgtgcaaagcagtgtaccaagcgcttgggaagtacaagtctgcaacatatagagacaggccgacccaacgaggggctcacagtctagaagggggagacagacaaccaaacaaaacacgtagacgggtgtcaaaatcataagTCCGAGGGGGCAGTGAGGGATGCGGGTGTGGGGAGTGCCCAGGTGCTTAAGAGAGTGTGACTAAAAGCGTGAGCGAGACAAGCAGTGGGATGACagtttagtccaggaaggcttcctggaggagatatgatttcagtgagGCTTTGGGAGACTGCTGGTCGATCAGATTTGTATggaggagtttcaggcaggggagGTGAGAGCTGAGGGCCAGTGTTTAAGTTGGtgtcggaggagtgaagtgagcgggcTGGCGTGCAGTGGGAGAGACATGAATAGAAGTAAGTGGGAGAGCTGACTAAGCGCCTTGAATCCGACCGTAAGGAGTTCCTGATAGATGTGAAATGGAAGGGCAGCGATTGGAGACACCTGAGGATCGGGGAAATGTGCATAGAACTATTTTtcgagaaaatgatccaggcaacagagtgaagtacggactgcacaggggagaggccggaggcggGGAAGTCACAGAGGAGACTTACGGAGGGGCCGAGCCAGGACGTGATAAGTACTTGAACCGGcatgtttggatggaggggaaggaacgaATTGTGCATCTGCCAAGGCAAGGGGTggggcgggcttgtgagacaggaaggatggcggtgtttTCTAAAGTAATGGGGAagttggagggaaggagagagtttgggagggtCCCGAGGCCCAACGTCTCCTGGATCCTGGGGTGCACTCCCCTGGGGCCATGGCACCGACAGCCCCCCCAGAAGCGGGTGAAGTGGAATCTGCCACGCtccccctggccccagccccctaATCAGAACTGAGGGTTTCCCACCAAACCTGAAAAGACCAGACCGGTGGCTTTTGTGTGacctggtggaaggagcccgggcctgcgggtcgggagacctgggttctaatcccagctccatcatgtgCCTGCTCCATGTGACGTGGCTCAAGccacctgagtttcctcatctgaaaatatggGGATTTTCTCCTGtcctggtctagactgtgagctccctggggggacagggactctgttccgtCTGGTTTTCTGCTATCTAACCCGTGTGCTTGGCACGTGACAAGTGTTTAAAAAACTacaacgtggcctaggggaaattgcgtgggcctgggaatcaggggacctgggttctaatcccggctctgccactcggttGTTGTGTGCGACCCCcatcaagttacttcacttctctatgcttcagtttccccaactgtacaatgggatgaaatacctgttctctctcctactgcaCTGCACTCCCACGT
It includes:
- the LOC119919691 gene encoding E3 SUMO-protein ligase PIAS3-like — its product is MNPEESETPAGPPLVTMKELTFFPVCAEFIKPTKLVPRDTEQLKMAELSFTVSGKHFEGEFISSEVESGDDTFRVQLRLCLWDPRGPQEDCLPPQLIIIANGKLCFPPVEANGKRYNRPVDITHVVRPSDEVPNAVMLLWSLSDTRDFAMSVCLVKQFTAEELVQQLRKKASFPSSRTVSMIREAMPAVRDPSFGLRRLRVSLVCPLTQGLVSVPCRAVSCSHVQIFDAVPFLQRNEEEETWRCPICDQEVVYRNLVVDEYFCVILRAITREEIDCEEIDILQDGTWVPANMRLDLLEMAGNPGYCGLRCQRQRLKLKKKVQCATLVEVTDSSAEVEASKKLPGPHPGAANLPSTSTAGTSTAAQGPAQGSENQTEVMRVKVVPQPREVCEARMSKFREMFEIHSPPRERMRRQRRKSRIPSGVLRDLLSCGSYLGSGNVPAGRPPDSSQEIDTDDPMDSSSSSEELQTPATTPNTGVRRPQQPGGESSSLDTRDCPSSRPKQ